From Mytilus edulis chromosome 8, xbMytEdul2.2, whole genome shotgun sequence, one genomic window encodes:
- the LOC139485411 gene encoding transmembrane protein 272-like, whose protein sequence is MDAPPSYNSLYGKIIKAKITSDGNVDFARKSIGIVCNSVIATVFLVVFLAVPIAAIVIGGLYLHDCPKQKYIPIYLIVFGAFAIVKSLLSLGDKCRASNNAGEQEESKPKGACDAIIGLFLCIWFILGNYWVYTTYKHFSTDESSDEYCQPTLFYFSFWLITGTHIVTGLIILLCCGCCISMVCCSNKPAYDSFSKYGV, encoded by the exons ATGGACGCACCACCATCTTATAACTCTTTATATGGTAAAATTATTAAAGCAAAGATTACTTCGGATGGGAATGTCGATTTCGCACGTAAATCAATAGGAATTGTGTGTAATTCGG TGATTGCCACAGTTTTCCTAGTTGTGTTCTTAGCAGTGCCAATAGCAGCTATAGTAATAG GAGGACTATACCTACATGACTGTCCGAAACAGAAATATATTCCTATTTACCTCATCGTATTTGGCGCTTTTGCCATTGTGAAGTCTTTGTTGAGTTTGGGAGACAAGTGTAGAGCCAGTAACAATGCTGGAGAACAGGAAGAAAGCAAACCGAAAGGTGCATGTGATGCAATCATTGGTTTGTTTCTATGTATATGGTTTATTCTAG gtAATTACTGGGTTTATACGACGTATAAACACTTCTCAACAGATGAATCGAGTGACGAATATTGTCAACCaacattattttatttctccTTTTGGTTAATTACTGGTACACACATAGTTACGGGACTCATTATTCTCCTCTGCTGTGGATGTTGTATTTCAATGGTTTGCTGTAGTAATAAGCCTGCATACGATTCATTTAGTAAATATGGTGTATAA
- the LOC139485412 gene encoding transmembrane protein 272-like — protein sequence MSLLDESPPPSYDSIYGQLKEARHTTDGNVSFAKRGFTIIIGSTICTILLVLFLSIPIACIVIGSLYLHDCPAQRYIPIYLIVAGAFSLVKDLSSLLQKCKAKRTEEEQEGGAPTNFFDGLVGCFLFAWFICGNVWIYSTHNHFSTDSTKADFCEPVLFYFSFWLLNATYILIGISCLLCCCGVSFACCAKDD from the exons ATGTCTCTTTTAGATG AATCGCCACCGCCCTCGTACGATTCCATTTACGGACAACTTAAGGAAGCAAGGCATACTACGGATGGCAATGTCAGTTTTGCTAAGAGAGGttttacaatcatcattggatCTA cTATCTGTACCATTCTGCTTGTCCTGTTCCTGTCGATACCGATCGCTTGTATAGTCATAG GAAGCTTGTATCTGCATGATTGTCCAGCACAACGTTATATTCCTATCTACTTAATAGTAGCAGGTGCTTTCTCTCTAGTAAAAGATCTGTCTAGTTTGCTACAGAAATGTAAAGCCAAGAGAACTGAGGAAGAGCAAGAAGGAGGTGCACCAACAAATTTCTTTGATGGATTGGTTGGTTGTTTTCTATTTGCCTGGTTTATTTGTG GGAACGTATGGATATACAGTACACACAACCATTTCTCGACTGATTCCACGAAAGCAGATTTCTGTGAACCAGTACTGTTTTATTTCTCCTTTTGGTTACTCAATGCAACTTACATCCTTATTGGAATCTCTTGTCTTTTGTGTTGCTGTGGTGTCAGTTTCGCTTGTTGTGCAAAGGATGACTGA